The following coding sequences lie in one Cloeon dipterum chromosome 1, ieCloDipt1.1, whole genome shotgun sequence genomic window:
- the LOC135934113 gene encoding uncharacterized protein LOC135934113, producing MCSTLWEKAEKALESIPNPKDQLFSFAEKVTTIDEKISEYLVPQVEEVSDAARSFFQRIRATEDEKWAEEAEEKVNLTAKAVSELNSCTQKVKELLDTFKSKTNMNWTRPQTSSTWRTKYTKTDNPPPDQSEPKEAWYDWLTRRLTHILEFLKEEIMPPMMVYTALPASLVVIVVTLCPPLAHAAPGVMGAFCAAVLSVFSLNKVLPALIEMLKNAQSGGGSSVSRSSIDRIKDFMSSLQQDGDGN from the exons ATGTGTTCAACTTTGTGGGAGAAGGCTGAGAAAGCACTGGAAAG CATTCCAAATCCAAAAGACCAACTCTTTTCTTTTGCTGAAAAGGTGACCACTATTGATGAGAAGATTTCCGAATACCTGGTTCCACAGGTGGAGGAGGTGTCAGACGCAGCAAGGAGTTTCTTTCAGAGGATTAGGGCGACGGAAGACGAAAAGTGGGCGGAGGAAGCTGAAGAGAAAGTGAATTTGACTGCAAAAGCCGTGTCTGAGCTGAACAGCTGCACTCAGAAAGTCAAAGAACTGCTGGACACCTTTAAGTCAAAGACAAACATGAATTGGACCAGACCACAAACAAGCTCAACCTGGCGAACAAA gtacACGAAGACAGACAATCCTCCTCCAGACCAAAGCGAACCCAAAGAAGCGTGGTACGATTGGCTGACCAGGCGGCTGACCCACATCCTGGAGTTCCTGAAAGAGGAGATCATGCCGCCGATGATGGTGTACACGGCCCTTCCAGCCAGTTTGGTCGTGATCGTGGTCACCCTGTGTCCCCCGCTGGCCCACGCCGCCCCCGGGGTCATGGGCGCCTTCTGTGCGGCAGTGTTGAGCGTTTTCTCCCTGAACAAAGTGCTTCCGGCTCTGATTGAGATGCTGAAAAACGCGCAAAGCGGCGGAGGCAGCTCCGTCAGCAGGTCCAGCATCGACAGGATCAAAGACTTCATGTCTTCATTACAGCAAGACGGAGACGGTAATTGA
- the LOC135948296 gene encoding uncharacterized protein LOC135948296 — MRQEIYEELKKEEDLVFSGDARFDSPGFSAKYSLYSIMSNKDSKIVDFVLFQKGFEDGEMESKSFNHTFKRVVEEIGSKKIKTFCSDRNRSVAKLMREQFKGIEHSFDVWHLAKSLRKSLSKTAKTHKCLEPWLDSIIKHLWYCSSTCGGSADVLLEKWDSLNHHLRGEHEWQKEGKALSCEHPNYDHERQQNTDWVTDDDALLALRKVTHKPSFLRDLTHCRFYVHTGQLESFHNEILVYAPKRLHYMFENMQLRMILAILDHNNNVGRAVTGSHTRYSKSRKAFSLENTYETKDHTWRYDLIHDILQYAGHPDEFLGSEEEQLKLLSPPYSIPKSTVSVPKPGLEELQSNQNLRRLAAERQLAMNL; from the exons ATGAGACAGGAGATTTATGAAGAGttgaaaaaagaagaagatCTAGTATTTTCTGGCGATGCTAGGTTCGATTCTCCTGGGTTTAGTGCCAAATATTCCCTTTACTCCATCATGTCAAACAAAGACAGCAAAATTGTTGACTTTGTCCTTTTTCAAAAAGGGTTCGAAGATGGTGAGATGGAGTCCAAATCTTTCAACCACACGTTCAAGAGAGTTGTAGAAGAAATTGGGTCCAAGAAAATCAAGACATTTTGCTCTGACAGAAATAGGTCTGTAGCAAAACTGATGAGGGAGCAGTTCAAAGGGATTGAACATTCTTTCGAT GTCTGGCACTTGGCGAAGTCTCTTAGGAAGAGTTTAAgtaaaactgcaaaaacccATAAATGTTTGGAGCCATGGCTTGATTCCATCATTAAGCACCTTTGGTACTGCAGTAGTACCTGTGGGGGAAGCGCTGATGTGCTGCTGGAGAAGTGGGACTCACTCAATCATCATCTCCGAGGAGAACATGAATGGCAAAAAGAGGGGAAAGCATTGTCTTGTGAGCACCCAAATTACGATCATGAACGCCAGCAAAACACGGATTGGGTCACTGATGATGACGCGCTTTTGGCTCTaagaaaa GTAACACACAAACCATCATTTTTGCGAGACCTGACACACTGCAGGTTCTACGTTCACACTGGACAACTTGAGTCCTTCCACAACGAAATTTTGGTCTATGCCCCTAAGAGACTCCATTATATGTTCGAAAACATGCAACTGAGAATGATACTTGCCATCCTGGATCACAACAATAACGTTGGAAGGGCAGTAACTGGGAGTCACACAAGATATTCTAAATCACGAAAAGCCTTTTCCCTGGAAAATACCTATGAAACAAAAGATCATACCTGGAGGTATGACCTAATTCATGACATCCTTCAGTATGCAGGACACCCCGATGAATTCCTAGGAAGTGAGGAAGAGCAACTAAAACTCCTTTCACCCCCATACAGCATTCCAAAATCGACTGTAAGTGTTCCAAAACCAGGGCTAGAGGAACTACAGAGTAATCAAAATCTAAGAAGATTGGCTGCTGAGAGACAGCTTGCAATGAATCTATAG